The Aulosira sp. FACHB-615 nucleotide sequence CCGCACGGAATCCGTCTTGTTTGTAAAAGACAGCAGCATTAGTTGTTACATAGCTGGGGACTTCAAATGTATTCCCAGTATCACCCGCACGCTCGCCCACATAAAACAATCCTAAGCCAAAGCCTAAACCCTGCAAATTGCCTCGTTGAATTTCGTAGGTTGTCCATAAACTAGCAGCATGAGGAGTGGTCTGAAGTACGCGATTGCCAACAGGAATGCTATTATCTGCTGTCACACGAGCATCGTTGTAGGCATAACTAGCAAAGACATTCCATCCCGGTAAAATTTCCCCAGCAATGCTGAATTCTAGACCTTGGCTGCGCTGTTCTCCAGTTTGAATCGAAAAGCCGACATTATCGGGATCGTCAGTTAAAACATTCGATTGGGTAATGTCATAAAAAGCTAGGGTAGTTGAAAGCCGACTATTCAAATCTGCTTTGATCCCAACCTCATACTGTGTACCCCTGGTAGGTTCAAATTCCCTACCATCAAAGGCTCTACCAATTGCTGGTTCAAAGGAGCGACTATAGTTGGCATATAGAGAAATCGGCTGGATTGGCTGATAGACAATGCCCACACGGGGACTCCAAGCACTGACAGTTTGACTGGTTTCTGTATTAGCGAGAAAATCTTGGTCAGTTTGGGTGAAGACATCAAATCGGCCGCTTACGAGTAGCTTTAAATTGTCTGCGATCGCTACTTGATCTTGTAAGACAATCCCAAGCTCGTCAGTTACCGTCTTGGTATCTAGTTCAAATGTCACATCTCCACGCGCTTGACCGTAAACAGGATTAAAGATATCGATGGGAGCGCCTGATCTGCCTGTAAATTTTAAGGTATTGTTTAGCCTGCCTAAATCGACACCAAATAGTAATTGATGCTTGATTGAACCAGTCTCAAACTTACCAATTACATTCGTCGTCAACCTATAGTCACGATACCGATCATTGAAATCGTTGGATGTTCTCAGGAGTGTCCGATTATCAGCTAAAAGTCGAGTTCCGATATTGACCCCAGAAGCATCATAGTTAACGTATCCATATCGAAAAGTATTATTAATCGACCAATTCTCATTAAACTTATGCTCTAAGCGATATCCAATCCTGGCATTTGTCACATCCAGTTCGCCTTCATTTGTAATCAGGCTCCGGGATATATCACCATTCGGATTTGCCAAGATTGTTCCCCGCGCAGGTAAGCCCAAATTGTAGTCTTCTTGCTCTAGATACTTGTAAGTTGCTTGAATACTCAAATTTGTATTCTCACCCAGTGCCAGATTTAAAACAGGCGCAACTACTAAGTTTCTAGTTTGGCTGCGGTCAGTGAAAAACCCTTGATTGCGATAAGATGCGTTCAGCCGATATAGAGCCTTCTTATCTTCATCCAATGGCCCAGACAAATCAATCTCACCACGATAAAAGTCAAAACTACCTACAGTTGCTTCAACAAAATAGTAAGGATCTGGTAAAGGCTGTTTTGAAACAAAGTTGACTGTTCCCCCTGGAGATGTTGTCCCGAATAAAACCGAGTTTGGCCCTTGCAAAACTTCGATTCTTTCAATTCCTGTCAGATCAGGCCCAATGTTAGCGCCTACACCATTTGTTGTACCTTCTCTAATGCCATCAAGATTAGGTTGGCTCAAGAATCCTCGCACTCGCAATCTTAACGAGTCAAAGTTAGAAGGTGCGGAGTTACGCACACTTGGAGCATTCAAAAGCGCAGTAGAAGTATCAGCCCGTTGATCCCGCAA carries:
- a CDS encoding TonB-dependent siderophore receptor; the protein is MKIDQLFRSLLLTSAIVCLIGTAVKAEDVEEDGRIQPLALKGEQLRDEKLTNNIPQLSEIKLPGTSAWMLVQTPTTPTNPEPSTQAQVVPITGVKATPTDKGVEIILETTAGEQLQVVNRSSGNNFIADIPNAQLRLASGDTFTFRSDKPLTEITEITVTNIDANTVRVTVVGDKAAPTVELFDDNTGLIFAVASTTTAMQPSETRPAPEQPASETPSETPSETPSAPPDEPIELVVTGEQDRYRVPEASTVTRTDTPLRDIPQSIQIIPQEVLRDQRADTSTALLNAPSVRNSAPSNFDSLRLRVRGFLSQPNLDGIREGTTNGVGANIGPDLTGIERIEVLQGPNSVLFGTTSPGGTVNFVSKQPLPDPYYFVEATVGSFDFYRGEIDLSGPLDEDKKALYRLNASYRNQGFFTDRSQTRNLVVAPVLNLALGENTNLSIQATYKYLEQEDYNLGLPARGTILANPNGDISRSLITNEGELDVTNARIGYRLEHKFNENWSINNTFRYGYVNYDASGVNIGTRLLADNRTLLRTSNDFNDRYRDYRLTTNVIGKFETGSIKHQLLFGVDLGRLNNTLKFTGRSGAPIDIFNPVYGQARGDVTFELDTKTVTDELGIVLQDQVAIADNLKLLVSGRFDVFTQTDQDFLANTETSQTVSAWSPRVGIVYQPIQPISLYANYSRSFEPAIGRAFDGREFEPTRGTQYEVGIKADLNSRLSTTLAFYDITQSNVLTDDPDNVGFSIQTGEQRSQGLEFSIAGEILPGWNVFASYAYNDARVTADNSIPVGNRVLQTTPHAASLWTTYEIQRGNLQGLGFGLGLFYVGERAGDTGNTFEVPSYVTTNAAVFYKQDGFRAAINIRNLFDVNYFENSFNSLRVSYGEPLTVQGTISWTF